Proteins found in one Arachis stenosperma cultivar V10309 chromosome 8, arast.V10309.gnm1.PFL2, whole genome shotgun sequence genomic segment:
- the LOC130944371 gene encoding transcriptional corepressor LEUNIG_HOMOLOG isoform X4, with protein sequence MKPATTNMAQPQSNWEADKMLDVYIHDYFVKRKLHNTAKAFMTEGKVSTDPVAIDAPGGFLYEWWSVFWDVFISRTNEKHSEAAAAYIETQQMKAREQQLQMQQLQLMQQRGAQLQRRDPNHPPLGGSLSAMNSEGMLGQQPTNVLAIKMYEDRMKHSHSMESEASPTLIDANRMALLKSGTSHQGQLVHGNSGNMSTALQQLQARTPLTTDIKGEVNLGATPKSLPMDNSVYRQAILQSKSGLGGTGLNPGVTSLPLKGWPLTGIDQLRPGGLGVQVQKPNLTTQSQFLLASQQQQVLAQSQAQNNLGSSNSQGDMDPHRLSTVPRGGLSAKDGQSTSSQVQSGSPKVKMSQAQHSLSQQDHLQQQQLQQNNRKRKQHSSSGPGNSTGTGNTVGPSPNSPPSTHTPGDGINTASSMQHVNSMPKSMMMYGTEATGGLASSSNLLEDMDRFGDVGTLEDNVESFLSNDGGDEGSLYGSIKQNPAEQQKESSKGFTFAEFGCIRTRNSKVTCCHFSSDGKLLASAGHDNKVVLWNMDTLQTESTPEEHKLVISDVRFRPNSSQLATASIDKSVRLWDAANPSYCVQEYGGHSAAIMSLDFHPKKTDMFCFCDSENAIRYYDITSSSCTHVLKGGNAQVRFQPRVGQVLAAASDKVVSIFDVETDRQIYSLQGHSEAVNYICWDATGDFLATVSQNLVKIWTLASGECIQELSSNANQFHSCVFHPSYSTLLVIGGFSSLELWNMAENKSMTISAHENIISALAQSPVTGMVASASHDCSVKLWK encoded by the exons ATGAAGCCCGCTACCACCAACATGGCTCAGCCGCAGAGTAATTGGGAGGCTGATAAAAT GCTTGATGTTTACATCCATGATTATTTTGTAAAGAGAAAATTACATAACACTGCAAAAGCTTTTATGACAGAAGGCAAAGTTTCCACCGATCCTGTAG CAATTGACGCTCCTGGAGGATTTCTGTACGAGTGGTGGTCTGTCTTTTGGGATGTCTTCATCTCAAGGACAAACGAGAAACATTCTGAGGCTGCTGCAGCTTACATTGAG ACCCAGCAAATGAAGGCTAGAGAACAACAACTTCAGATGCAACAATTGCAACTTATGCAGCAGCGCGGTGCACAGCTGCAACGCCGGGATCCTAATCATCCTCCTCTAGGTGGTTCCTTAAGTGCCATGAACTCTGAAGGAATGTTGGGGCAGCAACCAACAAATGTGTTGGCCATTAAAATGTATGAAGACCGAATGAAACACTCTCATTCAATGGAGTCAGAGGCATCTCCAACACTTATCGATGCAAATAGGATGGCCCTTCTTAAATCTGGAACAAGTCATCAAGG TCAGTTGGTCCATGGTAATTCAGGAAATATGTCTACTGCATTGCAGCAACTTCAGGCCCGGACTCCTTTGACAACT GACATCAAAGGAGAAGTCAATTTAGGTGCCACTCCCAAGAGTTTGCCTATGGATAACTCCGTGTACAGACAAGCAATTTTACAATCAAAATCTGGGCTAGGCGGCACAG GGTTAAATCCAGGGGTTACAAGTCTTCCACTAAAGGGGTGGCCCTTAACT GGTATTGATCAACTAAGACCTGGCGGTTTGGGCGTACAAGTTCAGAAGCCTAATTTGACAACTCAAAGCCAATTTCTTTTGGCATCACAACAGCAGCAAGTCTTAGCACAGTCTCAGGCACAAAACAACCTTGGAAGTTCTAATAGTCAAGGTGATATGGATCCACATAGACTTTCTACGGTCCCTCGAGGTGGCTTAAGTGCAAAAGATGGTCAATCTACCAGCTCCCAAGTGCAGTCAGGTTCACCTAAG GTGAAGATGTCCCAGGCACAACATTCACTATCTCAACAGGATCATTTGCAGCAGCAGCAACTGCAGCAG AACAACCGGAAAAGGAAACAACATTCTTCTTCTGGACCTGGCAATAGCACTGGTACTGGAAACACAGTAGGTCCTTCACCTAATTCACCACCATCAACTCACACACCTGGTGATGGAATAAATACAGCAAGCAGCATGCAGCATGTTAACAGTATGCCAAAGAGTATGATGATGTATGGTACAGAAGCAACAGGTGGCCTTGCATCGTCTTCTAATTTGCTT GAGGATATGGACCGATTTGGAGATGTTGGTACTTTAGAGGATAATGTGGAATCCTTTCTATCAAATGATGGAGGAGATGAAGGTAGTCTCTATGGAAGTATAAAACAAAATCCGGCTGAGCAACAAAAGGAATCATCAAAAG GTTTCACCTTTGCTGAATTTGGTTGCATACGAACAAGGAACAGCAAAGTTACTTGCTGTCATTTTTCATCTGATGGAAAATTACTTGCCAGTGCTGGACATGACAACAAG GTTGTCCTTTGGAACATGGACACTTTACAGACAGAGAGCACTCCAGAAGAACACAAGTTGGTTATTTCAGATGTCCGTTTTAGACCAAATTCATCTCAGTTGGCGACAGCTTCAATCGATAAATCTGTGCGGTTATGGGATGCAGCCAAT CCAAGCTATTGTGTGCAAGAATACGGTGGGCACAGTGCAGCAATTATGTCTCTTGATTTCCACCCAAAGAAGACTGATATGTTCTGCTTTTGTGATAGTGAAAATGCAATTCGGTACTATGATATTACTTCATCCTCCTGCACGCATGTATTGAAG GGTGGAAATGCTCAAGTGCGGTTTCAGCCTAGAGTGGGGCAAGTACTAGCAGCAGCTTCTGACAAAGTAGTGTCAATTTTTGATGTTGAAACCGACAGACAAATTTATTCACTTCAG GGACACTCTGAAGCGGTGAACTATATTTGCTGGGATGCAACTGGAGATTTCTTGGCAACTGTGAGTCAAAATTTGGTGAAGATTTGGACACTGGCCTCTGGAGAATGCATTCAGGAGCTTAGCTCAAATGCAAACCAGTTCCATTCTTGTGTCTTTCATCCAAGCTATTCAACTTTGTTGGTGATTGGAGGGTTTTCG TCCTTGGAGCTGTGGAACATGGCTGAGAACAAAAGCATGACAATTTCTGCACACGAGAATATAATTTCCGCTTTGGCTCAATCTCCTGTAACCGGTATGGTCGCCTCTGCAAGTCATGACTGCTCTGTTAAGTTATGGAAATAA
- the LOC130944371 gene encoding transcriptional corepressor LEUNIG_HOMOLOG isoform X3 codes for MKPATTNMAQPQSNWEADKMLDVYIHDYFVKRKLHNTAKAFMTEGKVSTDPVAIDAPGGFLYEWWSVFWDVFISRTNEKHSEAAAAYIETQQMKAREQQLQMQQLQLMQQRGAQLQRRDPNHPPLGGSLSAMNSEGMLGQQPTNVLAIKMYEDRMKHSHSMESEASPTLIDANRMALLKSGTSHQGQLVHGNSGNMSTALQQLQARTPLTTDIKGEVNLGATPKSLPMDNSVYRQAILQSKSGLGGTGLNPGVTSLPLKGWPLTGIDQLRPGGLGVQVQKPNLTTQSQFLLASQQQQVLAQSQAQNNLGSSNSQGDMDPHRLSTVPRGGLSAKDGQSTSSQVQSGSPKVKMSQAQHSLSQQDHLQQQQLQQNNRKRKQHSSSGPGNSTGTGNTVGPSPNSPPSTHTPGDGINTASSMQHVNSMPKSMMMYGTEATGGLASSSNLLQEDMDRFGDVGTLEDNVESFLSNDGGDEGSLYGSIKQNPAEQQKESSKGFTFAEFGCIRTRNSKVTCCHFSSDGKLLASAGHDNKVVLWNMDTLQTESTPEEHKLVISDVRFRPNSSQLATASIDKSVRLWDAANPSYCVQEYGGHSAAIMSLDFHPKKTDMFCFCDSENAIRYYDITSSSCTHVLKGGNAQVRFQPRVGQVLAAASDKVVSIFDVETDRQIYSLQGHSEAVNYICWDATGDFLATVSQNLVKIWTLASGECIQELSSNANQFHSCVFHPSYSTLLVIGGFSSLELWNMAENKSMTISAHENIISALAQSPVTGMVASASHDCSVKLWK; via the exons ATGAAGCCCGCTACCACCAACATGGCTCAGCCGCAGAGTAATTGGGAGGCTGATAAAAT GCTTGATGTTTACATCCATGATTATTTTGTAAAGAGAAAATTACATAACACTGCAAAAGCTTTTATGACAGAAGGCAAAGTTTCCACCGATCCTGTAG CAATTGACGCTCCTGGAGGATTTCTGTACGAGTGGTGGTCTGTCTTTTGGGATGTCTTCATCTCAAGGACAAACGAGAAACATTCTGAGGCTGCTGCAGCTTACATTGAG ACCCAGCAAATGAAGGCTAGAGAACAACAACTTCAGATGCAACAATTGCAACTTATGCAGCAGCGCGGTGCACAGCTGCAACGCCGGGATCCTAATCATCCTCCTCTAGGTGGTTCCTTAAGTGCCATGAACTCTGAAGGAATGTTGGGGCAGCAACCAACAAATGTGTTGGCCATTAAAATGTATGAAGACCGAATGAAACACTCTCATTCAATGGAGTCAGAGGCATCTCCAACACTTATCGATGCAAATAGGATGGCCCTTCTTAAATCTGGAACAAGTCATCAAGG TCAGTTGGTCCATGGTAATTCAGGAAATATGTCTACTGCATTGCAGCAACTTCAGGCCCGGACTCCTTTGACAACT GACATCAAAGGAGAAGTCAATTTAGGTGCCACTCCCAAGAGTTTGCCTATGGATAACTCCGTGTACAGACAAGCAATTTTACAATCAAAATCTGGGCTAGGCGGCACAG GGTTAAATCCAGGGGTTACAAGTCTTCCACTAAAGGGGTGGCCCTTAACT GGTATTGATCAACTAAGACCTGGCGGTTTGGGCGTACAAGTTCAGAAGCCTAATTTGACAACTCAAAGCCAATTTCTTTTGGCATCACAACAGCAGCAAGTCTTAGCACAGTCTCAGGCACAAAACAACCTTGGAAGTTCTAATAGTCAAGGTGATATGGATCCACATAGACTTTCTACGGTCCCTCGAGGTGGCTTAAGTGCAAAAGATGGTCAATCTACCAGCTCCCAAGTGCAGTCAGGTTCACCTAAG GTGAAGATGTCCCAGGCACAACATTCACTATCTCAACAGGATCATTTGCAGCAGCAGCAACTGCAGCAG AACAACCGGAAAAGGAAACAACATTCTTCTTCTGGACCTGGCAATAGCACTGGTACTGGAAACACAGTAGGTCCTTCACCTAATTCACCACCATCAACTCACACACCTGGTGATGGAATAAATACAGCAAGCAGCATGCAGCATGTTAACAGTATGCCAAAGAGTATGATGATGTATGGTACAGAAGCAACAGGTGGCCTTGCATCGTCTTCTAATTTGCTT CAGGAGGATATGGACCGATTTGGAGATGTTGGTACTTTAGAGGATAATGTGGAATCCTTTCTATCAAATGATGGAGGAGATGAAGGTAGTCTCTATGGAAGTATAAAACAAAATCCGGCTGAGCAACAAAAGGAATCATCAAAAG GTTTCACCTTTGCTGAATTTGGTTGCATACGAACAAGGAACAGCAAAGTTACTTGCTGTCATTTTTCATCTGATGGAAAATTACTTGCCAGTGCTGGACATGACAACAAG GTTGTCCTTTGGAACATGGACACTTTACAGACAGAGAGCACTCCAGAAGAACACAAGTTGGTTATTTCAGATGTCCGTTTTAGACCAAATTCATCTCAGTTGGCGACAGCTTCAATCGATAAATCTGTGCGGTTATGGGATGCAGCCAAT CCAAGCTATTGTGTGCAAGAATACGGTGGGCACAGTGCAGCAATTATGTCTCTTGATTTCCACCCAAAGAAGACTGATATGTTCTGCTTTTGTGATAGTGAAAATGCAATTCGGTACTATGATATTACTTCATCCTCCTGCACGCATGTATTGAAG GGTGGAAATGCTCAAGTGCGGTTTCAGCCTAGAGTGGGGCAAGTACTAGCAGCAGCTTCTGACAAAGTAGTGTCAATTTTTGATGTTGAAACCGACAGACAAATTTATTCACTTCAG GGACACTCTGAAGCGGTGAACTATATTTGCTGGGATGCAACTGGAGATTTCTTGGCAACTGTGAGTCAAAATTTGGTGAAGATTTGGACACTGGCCTCTGGAGAATGCATTCAGGAGCTTAGCTCAAATGCAAACCAGTTCCATTCTTGTGTCTTTCATCCAAGCTATTCAACTTTGTTGGTGATTGGAGGGTTTTCG TCCTTGGAGCTGTGGAACATGGCTGAGAACAAAAGCATGACAATTTCTGCACACGAGAATATAATTTCCGCTTTGGCTCAATCTCCTGTAACCGGTATGGTCGCCTCTGCAAGTCATGACTGCTCTGTTAAGTTATGGAAATAA
- the LOC130944371 gene encoding transcriptional corepressor LEUNIG_HOMOLOG isoform X2: MKPATTNMAQPQSNWEADKMLDVYIHDYFVKRKLHNTAKAFMTEGKVSTDPVAIDAPGGFLYEWWSVFWDVFISRTNEKHSEAAAAYIETQQMKAREQQLQMQQLQLMQQRGAQLQRRDPNHPPLGGSLSAMNSEGMLGQQPTNVLAIKMYEDRMKHSHSMESEASPTLIDANRMALLKSGTSHQGQLVHGNSGNMSTALQQLQARTPLTTDIKGEVNLGATPKSLPMDNSVYRQAILQSKSGLGGTGLNPGVTSLPLKGWPLTGIDQLRPGGLGVQVQKPNLTTQSQFLLASQQQQVLAQSQAQNNLGSSNSQGDMDPHRLSTVPRGGLSAKDGQSTSSQVQSGSPKQVKMSQAQHSLSQQDHLQQQQLQQNNRKRKQHSSSGPGNSTGTGNTVGPSPNSPPSTHTPGDGINTASSMQHVNSMPKSMMMYGTEATGGLASSSNLLEDMDRFGDVGTLEDNVESFLSNDGGDEGSLYGSIKQNPAEQQKESSKGFTFAEFGCIRTRNSKVTCCHFSSDGKLLASAGHDNKVVLWNMDTLQTESTPEEHKLVISDVRFRPNSSQLATASIDKSVRLWDAANPSYCVQEYGGHSAAIMSLDFHPKKTDMFCFCDSENAIRYYDITSSSCTHVLKGGNAQVRFQPRVGQVLAAASDKVVSIFDVETDRQIYSLQGHSEAVNYICWDATGDFLATVSQNLVKIWTLASGECIQELSSNANQFHSCVFHPSYSTLLVIGGFSSLELWNMAENKSMTISAHENIISALAQSPVTGMVASASHDCSVKLWK; this comes from the exons ATGAAGCCCGCTACCACCAACATGGCTCAGCCGCAGAGTAATTGGGAGGCTGATAAAAT GCTTGATGTTTACATCCATGATTATTTTGTAAAGAGAAAATTACATAACACTGCAAAAGCTTTTATGACAGAAGGCAAAGTTTCCACCGATCCTGTAG CAATTGACGCTCCTGGAGGATTTCTGTACGAGTGGTGGTCTGTCTTTTGGGATGTCTTCATCTCAAGGACAAACGAGAAACATTCTGAGGCTGCTGCAGCTTACATTGAG ACCCAGCAAATGAAGGCTAGAGAACAACAACTTCAGATGCAACAATTGCAACTTATGCAGCAGCGCGGTGCACAGCTGCAACGCCGGGATCCTAATCATCCTCCTCTAGGTGGTTCCTTAAGTGCCATGAACTCTGAAGGAATGTTGGGGCAGCAACCAACAAATGTGTTGGCCATTAAAATGTATGAAGACCGAATGAAACACTCTCATTCAATGGAGTCAGAGGCATCTCCAACACTTATCGATGCAAATAGGATGGCCCTTCTTAAATCTGGAACAAGTCATCAAGG TCAGTTGGTCCATGGTAATTCAGGAAATATGTCTACTGCATTGCAGCAACTTCAGGCCCGGACTCCTTTGACAACT GACATCAAAGGAGAAGTCAATTTAGGTGCCACTCCCAAGAGTTTGCCTATGGATAACTCCGTGTACAGACAAGCAATTTTACAATCAAAATCTGGGCTAGGCGGCACAG GGTTAAATCCAGGGGTTACAAGTCTTCCACTAAAGGGGTGGCCCTTAACT GGTATTGATCAACTAAGACCTGGCGGTTTGGGCGTACAAGTTCAGAAGCCTAATTTGACAACTCAAAGCCAATTTCTTTTGGCATCACAACAGCAGCAAGTCTTAGCACAGTCTCAGGCACAAAACAACCTTGGAAGTTCTAATAGTCAAGGTGATATGGATCCACATAGACTTTCTACGGTCCCTCGAGGTGGCTTAAGTGCAAAAGATGGTCAATCTACCAGCTCCCAAGTGCAGTCAGGTTCACCTAAG CAGGTGAAGATGTCCCAGGCACAACATTCACTATCTCAACAGGATCATTTGCAGCAGCAGCAACTGCAGCAG AACAACCGGAAAAGGAAACAACATTCTTCTTCTGGACCTGGCAATAGCACTGGTACTGGAAACACAGTAGGTCCTTCACCTAATTCACCACCATCAACTCACACACCTGGTGATGGAATAAATACAGCAAGCAGCATGCAGCATGTTAACAGTATGCCAAAGAGTATGATGATGTATGGTACAGAAGCAACAGGTGGCCTTGCATCGTCTTCTAATTTGCTT GAGGATATGGACCGATTTGGAGATGTTGGTACTTTAGAGGATAATGTGGAATCCTTTCTATCAAATGATGGAGGAGATGAAGGTAGTCTCTATGGAAGTATAAAACAAAATCCGGCTGAGCAACAAAAGGAATCATCAAAAG GTTTCACCTTTGCTGAATTTGGTTGCATACGAACAAGGAACAGCAAAGTTACTTGCTGTCATTTTTCATCTGATGGAAAATTACTTGCCAGTGCTGGACATGACAACAAG GTTGTCCTTTGGAACATGGACACTTTACAGACAGAGAGCACTCCAGAAGAACACAAGTTGGTTATTTCAGATGTCCGTTTTAGACCAAATTCATCTCAGTTGGCGACAGCTTCAATCGATAAATCTGTGCGGTTATGGGATGCAGCCAAT CCAAGCTATTGTGTGCAAGAATACGGTGGGCACAGTGCAGCAATTATGTCTCTTGATTTCCACCCAAAGAAGACTGATATGTTCTGCTTTTGTGATAGTGAAAATGCAATTCGGTACTATGATATTACTTCATCCTCCTGCACGCATGTATTGAAG GGTGGAAATGCTCAAGTGCGGTTTCAGCCTAGAGTGGGGCAAGTACTAGCAGCAGCTTCTGACAAAGTAGTGTCAATTTTTGATGTTGAAACCGACAGACAAATTTATTCACTTCAG GGACACTCTGAAGCGGTGAACTATATTTGCTGGGATGCAACTGGAGATTTCTTGGCAACTGTGAGTCAAAATTTGGTGAAGATTTGGACACTGGCCTCTGGAGAATGCATTCAGGAGCTTAGCTCAAATGCAAACCAGTTCCATTCTTGTGTCTTTCATCCAAGCTATTCAACTTTGTTGGTGATTGGAGGGTTTTCG TCCTTGGAGCTGTGGAACATGGCTGAGAACAAAAGCATGACAATTTCTGCACACGAGAATATAATTTCCGCTTTGGCTCAATCTCCTGTAACCGGTATGGTCGCCTCTGCAAGTCATGACTGCTCTGTTAAGTTATGGAAATAA
- the LOC130944371 gene encoding transcriptional corepressor LEUNIG_HOMOLOG isoform X1, producing MKPATTNMAQPQSNWEADKMLDVYIHDYFVKRKLHNTAKAFMTEGKVSTDPVAIDAPGGFLYEWWSVFWDVFISRTNEKHSEAAAAYIETQQMKAREQQLQMQQLQLMQQRGAQLQRRDPNHPPLGGSLSAMNSEGMLGQQPTNVLAIKMYEDRMKHSHSMESEASPTLIDANRMALLKSGTSHQGQLVHGNSGNMSTALQQLQARTPLTTDIKGEVNLGATPKSLPMDNSVYRQAILQSKSGLGGTGLNPGVTSLPLKGWPLTGIDQLRPGGLGVQVQKPNLTTQSQFLLASQQQQVLAQSQAQNNLGSSNSQGDMDPHRLSTVPRGGLSAKDGQSTSSQVQSGSPKQVKMSQAQHSLSQQDHLQQQQLQQNNRKRKQHSSSGPGNSTGTGNTVGPSPNSPPSTHTPGDGINTASSMQHVNSMPKSMMMYGTEATGGLASSSNLLQEDMDRFGDVGTLEDNVESFLSNDGGDEGSLYGSIKQNPAEQQKESSKGFTFAEFGCIRTRNSKVTCCHFSSDGKLLASAGHDNKVVLWNMDTLQTESTPEEHKLVISDVRFRPNSSQLATASIDKSVRLWDAANPSYCVQEYGGHSAAIMSLDFHPKKTDMFCFCDSENAIRYYDITSSSCTHVLKGGNAQVRFQPRVGQVLAAASDKVVSIFDVETDRQIYSLQGHSEAVNYICWDATGDFLATVSQNLVKIWTLASGECIQELSSNANQFHSCVFHPSYSTLLVIGGFSSLELWNMAENKSMTISAHENIISALAQSPVTGMVASASHDCSVKLWK from the exons ATGAAGCCCGCTACCACCAACATGGCTCAGCCGCAGAGTAATTGGGAGGCTGATAAAAT GCTTGATGTTTACATCCATGATTATTTTGTAAAGAGAAAATTACATAACACTGCAAAAGCTTTTATGACAGAAGGCAAAGTTTCCACCGATCCTGTAG CAATTGACGCTCCTGGAGGATTTCTGTACGAGTGGTGGTCTGTCTTTTGGGATGTCTTCATCTCAAGGACAAACGAGAAACATTCTGAGGCTGCTGCAGCTTACATTGAG ACCCAGCAAATGAAGGCTAGAGAACAACAACTTCAGATGCAACAATTGCAACTTATGCAGCAGCGCGGTGCACAGCTGCAACGCCGGGATCCTAATCATCCTCCTCTAGGTGGTTCCTTAAGTGCCATGAACTCTGAAGGAATGTTGGGGCAGCAACCAACAAATGTGTTGGCCATTAAAATGTATGAAGACCGAATGAAACACTCTCATTCAATGGAGTCAGAGGCATCTCCAACACTTATCGATGCAAATAGGATGGCCCTTCTTAAATCTGGAACAAGTCATCAAGG TCAGTTGGTCCATGGTAATTCAGGAAATATGTCTACTGCATTGCAGCAACTTCAGGCCCGGACTCCTTTGACAACT GACATCAAAGGAGAAGTCAATTTAGGTGCCACTCCCAAGAGTTTGCCTATGGATAACTCCGTGTACAGACAAGCAATTTTACAATCAAAATCTGGGCTAGGCGGCACAG GGTTAAATCCAGGGGTTACAAGTCTTCCACTAAAGGGGTGGCCCTTAACT GGTATTGATCAACTAAGACCTGGCGGTTTGGGCGTACAAGTTCAGAAGCCTAATTTGACAACTCAAAGCCAATTTCTTTTGGCATCACAACAGCAGCAAGTCTTAGCACAGTCTCAGGCACAAAACAACCTTGGAAGTTCTAATAGTCAAGGTGATATGGATCCACATAGACTTTCTACGGTCCCTCGAGGTGGCTTAAGTGCAAAAGATGGTCAATCTACCAGCTCCCAAGTGCAGTCAGGTTCACCTAAG CAGGTGAAGATGTCCCAGGCACAACATTCACTATCTCAACAGGATCATTTGCAGCAGCAGCAACTGCAGCAG AACAACCGGAAAAGGAAACAACATTCTTCTTCTGGACCTGGCAATAGCACTGGTACTGGAAACACAGTAGGTCCTTCACCTAATTCACCACCATCAACTCACACACCTGGTGATGGAATAAATACAGCAAGCAGCATGCAGCATGTTAACAGTATGCCAAAGAGTATGATGATGTATGGTACAGAAGCAACAGGTGGCCTTGCATCGTCTTCTAATTTGCTT CAGGAGGATATGGACCGATTTGGAGATGTTGGTACTTTAGAGGATAATGTGGAATCCTTTCTATCAAATGATGGAGGAGATGAAGGTAGTCTCTATGGAAGTATAAAACAAAATCCGGCTGAGCAACAAAAGGAATCATCAAAAG GTTTCACCTTTGCTGAATTTGGTTGCATACGAACAAGGAACAGCAAAGTTACTTGCTGTCATTTTTCATCTGATGGAAAATTACTTGCCAGTGCTGGACATGACAACAAG GTTGTCCTTTGGAACATGGACACTTTACAGACAGAGAGCACTCCAGAAGAACACAAGTTGGTTATTTCAGATGTCCGTTTTAGACCAAATTCATCTCAGTTGGCGACAGCTTCAATCGATAAATCTGTGCGGTTATGGGATGCAGCCAAT CCAAGCTATTGTGTGCAAGAATACGGTGGGCACAGTGCAGCAATTATGTCTCTTGATTTCCACCCAAAGAAGACTGATATGTTCTGCTTTTGTGATAGTGAAAATGCAATTCGGTACTATGATATTACTTCATCCTCCTGCACGCATGTATTGAAG GGTGGAAATGCTCAAGTGCGGTTTCAGCCTAGAGTGGGGCAAGTACTAGCAGCAGCTTCTGACAAAGTAGTGTCAATTTTTGATGTTGAAACCGACAGACAAATTTATTCACTTCAG GGACACTCTGAAGCGGTGAACTATATTTGCTGGGATGCAACTGGAGATTTCTTGGCAACTGTGAGTCAAAATTTGGTGAAGATTTGGACACTGGCCTCTGGAGAATGCATTCAGGAGCTTAGCTCAAATGCAAACCAGTTCCATTCTTGTGTCTTTCATCCAAGCTATTCAACTTTGTTGGTGATTGGAGGGTTTTCG TCCTTGGAGCTGTGGAACATGGCTGAGAACAAAAGCATGACAATTTCTGCACACGAGAATATAATTTCCGCTTTGGCTCAATCTCCTGTAACCGGTATGGTCGCCTCTGCAAGTCATGACTGCTCTGTTAAGTTATGGAAATAA